A region of Drosophila suzukii chromosome 2L, CBGP_Dsuzu_IsoJpt1.0, whole genome shotgun sequence DNA encodes the following proteins:
- the LOC139352441 gene encoding histone H2B: MPPKTSGKAAKKAGKAQKNITKTDKKKKRKRKESYAIYIYKVLKQVHPDTGISSKAMSIMNSFVNDIFERIAAEASRLAHYNKRSTITSREIQTAVRLLLPGELAKHAVSEGTKAVTKYTSSK, encoded by the coding sequence ATGCCGCCGAAAACTAGTGGAAAGGCAGCCAAGAAGGCTGGCAAAGCCCAGAAGAACATCACCAAGACCGATAAGAAGAAGAAGCGCAAGAGGAAGGAGAGCTACGCCATCTACATTTACAAGGTCCTGAAGCAGGTCCACCCTGACACCGGTATTTCGTCGAAGGCGATGAGCATCATGAACAGCTTTGTGAATGATATCTTCGAGCGCATTGCTGCAGAGGCGTCTCGTCTGGCTCACTACAACAAGCGCTCGACCATAACCAGTCGGGAGATCCAAACGGCTGTTCGCCTGCTCCTGCCCGGAGAGTTGGCCAAGCACGCCGTCAGTGAGGGAACCAAGGCTGTCACCAAGTACACCAGCTCCAAGTAA
- the LOC139352284 gene encoding histone H2A → MSGRGKGGKVKGKAKSRSNRAGLQFPVGRIHRLLRKGNYAERVGAGAPVYLAAVMEYLAAEVLELAGNAARDNKKTRIIPRHLQLAIRNDEELNKLLSGVTIAQGGVLPNIQAVLLPKKTEKKA, encoded by the coding sequence ATGTCTGGTCGTGGAAAAGGTGGCAAAGTGAAGGGAAAGGCAAAGTCCCGCTCTAACCGTGCCGGTCTTCAGTTCCCAGTGGGCCGTATTCACCGTTTGCTCCGCAAGGGCAACTATGCCGAGCGAGTTGGGGCCGGCGCTCCAGTTTACCTGGCTGCTGTGATGGAATATCTGGCCGCTGAGGTTCTCGAATTGGCTGGCAATGCTGCTCGTGACAACAAGAAGACTAGGATTATTCCTCGTCATCTGCAGCTGGCCATCCGCAACGACGAGGAGTTGAACAAACTGCTCTCCGGCGTCACCATTGCCCAGGGTGGAGTGTTGCCCAACATCCAGGCTGTTCTGTTGCCCAAGAAGACCGAGAAGAAGGCTTAA
- the LOC139352595 gene encoding histone H4 — protein MTGRGKGGKGLGKGGAKRHRKVLRDNIQGITKPAIRRLARRGGVKRISGLIYEETRGVLKVFLENVIRDAVTYTEHAKRKTVTAMDVVYALKRQGRTLYGFGG, from the coding sequence ATGACTGGTCGCGGTAAAGGAGGAAAAGGCTTGGGAAAAGGAGGCGCCAAGCGTCATCGCAAAGTGCTGCGGGATAACATTCAGGGTATCACTAAGCCAGCAATCCGCCGTTTGGCTCGTCGCGGCGGTGTAAAGCGCATCTCGGGACTCATTTACGAGGAAACACGTGGCGTCCTGAAGGTGTTCTTGGAGAACGTTATCCGCGATGCCGTCACCTACACCGAACACGCCAAGAGGAAGACTGTCACAGCCATGGATGTTGTGTACGCCTTGAAGAGGCAAGGCCGCACCCTATACGGCTTCGGCGGTTAA
- the LOC139352285 gene encoding histone H3: MARTKQTARKSTGGKAPRKQLATKAARKSAPATGGVKKPHRYRPGTVALREIRRYQKSTELLIRKLPFQRLVREIAQDFKTDLRFQSSAVMALQEASEAYLVGLFEDTNLCAIHAKRVTIMPKDIQLARRIRGERA; encoded by the coding sequence ATGGCCCGTACCAAGCAAACCGCTCGGAAATCGACTGGTGGCAAGGCGCCACGCAAACAACTGGCTACTAAGGCCGCTCGCAAGAGCGCCCCAGCCACCGGAGGCGTGAAGAAGCCCCATCGGTATCGCCCTGGAACGGTTGCCCTGCGTGAGATCCGTCGATACCAGAAGAGTACCGAGCTCCTGATCCGCAAGCTGCCTTTCCAGCGTCTGGTGCGTGAAATCGCTCAGGACTTCAAGACTGACCTGCGATTCCAGAGCTCGGCGGTGATGGCTCTGCAGGAAGCTAGCGAGGCCTATCTGGTTGGCCTCTTTGAAGATACCAACTTGTGCGCCATTCATGCCAAGCGTGTCACCATCATGCCCAAAGACATCCAGTTGGCCCGTCGCATTCGCGGCGAGCGTGCTTAA
- the LOC139352442 gene encoding histone H1-like: MSESAVATAASPVAAPSAPVEKKVATKKASGSAAPKVKKAAAPPSHPPTQQMVDASIKNLKERGGSSLLAIKKYITATYKCDAQKLAPFIKKYLKSAVVNGKLIQTKGKGASGSFKLSASAKKDPKPKPASAEKKVKSKKVAVKKTGSTAKKAAAGADDKKPKAKKAVATKKTAEKKKTEKAKAKDAKKTGTLKAKPAAAKAKSTAAKAKAAKAPKAKPAASVKPKKAVKKAAAPATAKKPKAKTTAAKK; this comes from the coding sequence ATGTCTGAATCTGCAGTTGCAACGGCCGCTTCCCCAGTGGCTGCCCCGTCAGCGCCAGTTGAGAAGAAGGTGGCCACCAAAAAGGCATCTGGATCCGCTGCCCCAAAGGTGAAAAAGGCTGCTGCCCCGCCATCGCATCCGCCAACTCAACAAATGGTGGACGCATCCATCAAGAATTTGAAGGAACGTGGCGGCTCATCGCTTTTGGCAATCAAGAAATACATCACTGCCACCTATAAATGCGATGCCCAGAAGCTTGCTCCATTCATCAAGAAATACTTGAAATCGGCCGTGGTAAATGGAAAGCTGATCCAAACAAAGGGAAAGGGGGCGTCTGGCTCATTTAAACTGTCGGCCTCCGCCAAGAAGGATCCGAAGCCGAAGCCTGCGTCTGCTGAGAAGAAGGTGAAAAGCAAGAAGGTAGCCGTCAAGAAGACCGGATCCACCGCCAAGAAAGCTGCCGCCGGAGCTGACGACAAGAAGCCCAAGGCTAAGAAGGCTGTTGCCACCAAAAAGACCGCAGAGAAGAAGAAAACCGAGAAGGCGAAGGCCAAGGATGCCAAGAAAACTGGAACCCTAAAGGCGAAGCCAGCAGCAGCGAAGGCCAAGTCGACCGCAGCGAAGGCAAAGGCGGCGAAAGCACCAAAGGCCAAGCCAGCGGCGTCTGTTAAGCCTAAAAAGGCTGTGAAGAAAGCAGCTGCTCCTGCTACTGCTAAAAAGCCGAAAGCCAAAACTACGGCGGCCAAGAAGTAA
- the LOC139352286 gene encoding histone H2A-like, with protein sequence MSGRGKGGKVKGKAKSRSNRAGLQFPVGRIHRLLRKGNYAERVGAGAPVYLAAVMEYLAAEVFELAGNAARDNKKTRIIPRHLQLAIRNDEELNKLLSGVTIAQGGVLPNIQAVLLPKKTEKKA encoded by the coding sequence ATGTCTGGTCGTGGAAAAGGTGGCAAAGTGAAGGGAAAGGCAAAGTCCCGCTCTAACCGTGCCGGTCTTCAGTTCCCAGTGGGCCGTATTCACCGTTTGCTCCGCAAGGGCAACTATGCCGAGCGAGTTGGGGCCGGCGCTCCAGTTTACCTGGCTGCTGTGATGGAATATCTGGCCGCTGAGGTTTTCGAATTGGCTGGCAATGCTGCTCGTGACAACAAGAAGACTAGGATTATTCCTCGTCATCTGCAGCTGGCCATCCGCAACGACGAGGAGTTGAACAAACTGCTCTCCGGCGTCACCATTGCCCAGGGTGGAGTGTTGCCCAACATCCAGGCTGTTCTGTTGCCCAAGAAGACCGAGAAGAAGGCTTAA
- the LOC139352444 gene encoding histone H1-like: MSESAVATAASPVAAPSAPVEKKVVTKKASGSAAPKVKRAAAPPSHPPTQQMVDASIKNLKERGGSSLLAIKKYITATYKCDAQKLAPFIKKYLKSAVVNGKLIQTKGKGASGSFKLSASAKKDPKPKPASAEKKVKSKKVAVKKTGSTAKKAAAGADDKKPKAKKAVATKKTAEKKKTEKAKAKDAKKTGTVKAKPAAAKAKSTAAKAKAAKAPKAKPAASVKPKKAVKKAAAPATAKKPKAKTTAAKK; this comes from the coding sequence ATGTCTGAATCTGCAGTTGCAACGGCCGCTTCCCCAGTGGCTGCCCCGTCAGCGCCAGTTGAGAAGAAGGTGGTCACCAAAAAGGCATCTGGATCCGCTGCCCCAAAGGTGAAAAGGGCTGCTGCCCCGCCATCGCATCCGCCAACTCAACAAATGGTGGACGCATCCATCAAGAATTTGAAGGAACGTGGCGGCTCATCGCTTTTGGCAATCAAGAAATACATCACTGCCACCTATAAATGCGATGCCCAGAAGCTTGCTCCATTCATCAAGAAATACTTGAAATCGGCCGTGGTAAATGGAAAGCTGATCCAAACAAAGGGAAAGGGGGCGTCTGGCTCATTTAAACTGTCGGCCTCCGCCAAGAAGGATCCGAAGCCGAAGCCTGCGTCTGCTGAGAAGAAGGTGAAAAGCAAGAAGGTAGCCGTCAAGAAGACCGGATCCACCGCCAAGAAAGCTGCCGCCGGAGCTGACGACAAGAAGCCCAAGGCTAAGAAGGCTGTTGCCACCAAAAAGACCGCAGAGAAGAAGAAAACCGAGAAGGCGAAGGCCAAGGATGCCAAGAAAACTGGAACCGTAAAGGCGAAGCCAGCAGCAGCGAAGGCCAAGTCGACCGCAGCGAAGGCAAAGGCGGCGAAAGCACCAAAGGCCAAGCCAGCGGCGTCTGTTAAGCCTAAAAAGGCTGTGAAGAAAGCAGCTGCTCCTGCTACTGCTAAAAAGCCGAAAGCCAAAACTACGGCGGCCAAGAAGTAA
- the LOC139352446 gene encoding histone H1-like, translating to MSESAVATAASPVAAPSAPVEKKVAPKKASGSAAPKVKKAAAPPSHPPTQQMVDASIKNLKERGGSSLLAIKKYITATYKCDAQKLAPFIKKYLKSAVVNGKLIQTKGKGASGSFKLSASAKKDPKPKPASAEKKVKSKKVAVKKTGSTAKKAAAGADDKKPKAKKAVATKKTAEKKKTEKAKAKDAKKTGTVKAKPAAAKAKSTAAKAKAAKAPKAKPAASVKPKKAVKKAAAPATAKKPKAKTTAAKK from the coding sequence ATGTCTGAATCTGCAGTTGCAACGGCCGCTTCCCCAGTGGCTGCCCCGTCAGCGCCAGTTGAGAAGAAGGTGGCCCCCAAAAAGGCATCTGGATCCGCTGCCCCAAAGGTGAAAAAGGCTGCTGCCCCGCCATCGCATCCGCCAACTCAACAAATGGTGGACGCATCCATCAAGAATTTGAAGGAACGTGGCGGCTCATCGCTTTTGGCAATCAAGAAATACATCACTGCCACCTATAAATGCGATGCCCAGAAGCTTGCTCCATTCATCAAGAAATACTTGAAATCGGCCGTGGTAAATGGAAAGCTGATCCAAACAAAGGGAAAGGGGGCGTCTGGCTCATTTAAACTGTCGGCCTCCGCCAAGAAGGATCCGAAGCCGAAGCCTGCGTCTGCTGAGAAGAAGGTGAAAAGCAAGAAGGTAGCCGTCAAGAAGACCGGATCCACCGCCAAGAAAGCTGCCGCCGGAGCTGACGACAAGAAGCCCAAGGCTAAGAAGGCTGTTGCCACCAAAAAGACCGCAGAGAAGAAGAAAACCGAGAAGGCGAAGGCCAAGGATGCCAAGAAAACTGGAACCGTAAAGGCGAAGCCAGCAGCAGCGAAGGCCAAGTCGACCGCAGCGAAGGCAAAGGCGGCGAAAGCACCAAAGGCCAAGCCAGCGGCGTCTGTTAAGCCTAAAAAGGCTGTGAAGAAAGCAGCTGCTCCTGCTACTGCTAAAAAGCCGAAAGCCAAAACTACGGCGGCCAAGAAGTAA
- the LOC139352291 gene encoding histone H2A-like yields the protein MSGRGKGGKVKGKAKSRSNRAGLQFPVVRIHRLLRKGNYAERVGAGAPVYLAAVIEYLAAEVLELAGNAARDNKKTRIIPRHLQLAIRNDEELNKLLSGVTIAQGGVLPNIQAVLLPKKTEKKA from the coding sequence ATGTCTGGTCGTGGAAAAGGTGGCAAAGTGAAGGGAAAGGCAAAGTCCCGCTCTAACCGTGCCGGTCTTCAGTTCCCAGTGGTCCGTATTCACCGTTTGCTCCGCAAGGGCAACTATGCCGAGCGAGTTGGGGCCGGCGCTCCAGTTTACCTGGCTGCTGTGATAGAATATCTGGCCGCTGAGGTTCTCGAATTGGCTGGCAATGCTGCTCGTGACAACAAGAAGACTAGGATTATTCCTCGTCATCTGCAGCTGGCCATCCGCAACGACGAGGAGTTGAACAAACTGCTCTCCGGCGTCACCATTGCCCAGGGTGGAGTGTTGCCCAACATCCAGGCTGTTCTGTTGCCCAAGAAGACCGAGAAGAAGGCTTAA
- the LOC139352448 gene encoding histone H1-like, whose protein sequence is MSESAVATAASPVAAPSAPVEKKVATKKASGSAAPKVKKAAAPPSHPPTQQMVDASIKNLKERGGSSLLAIKKYITATYKCDAQKLAPFIKKYLKSAVVNGKLIQTKGKGASGSFKLSASAKKDPKPKAASAEKKVKSKKVAVKKTGSTAKKAAAGADDKKPKAKKAVATKKTAEKKKTEKAKAKDAKKTGTVKAKPAAAKAKSTAAKAKAAKAPKAKPAASVKPKKAVKKAAAPATAKKPKAKTTAAKK, encoded by the coding sequence ATGTCTGAATCTGCAGTTGCAACGGCCGCTTCCCCAGTGGCTGCCCCGTCAGCGCCAGTTGAGAAGAAGGTGGCCACCAAAAAGGCATCTGGATCCGCTGCCCCAAAGGTGAAAAAGGCTGCTGCCCCGCCATCGCATCCGCCAACTCAACAAATGGTGGACGCATCCATCAAGAATTTGAAGGAACGTGGCGGCTCATCGCTTTTGGCAATCAAGAAATACATCACTGCCACCTATAAATGCGATGCCCAGAAGCTTGCTCCATTCATCAAGAAATACTTGAAATCGGCCGTGGTAAATGGAAAGCTGATCCAAACAAAGGGAAAGGGGGCGTCTGGCTCATTTAAACTGTCGGCCTCCGCCAAGAAGGATCCGAAGCCGAAGGCTGCGTCTGCTGAGAAGAAGGTGAAAAGCAAGAAGGTAGCCGTCAAGAAGACCGGATCCACCGCCAAGAAAGCTGCCGCCGGAGCTGACGACAAGAAGCCCAAGGCTAAGAAGGCTGTTGCCACCAAAAAGACCGCAGAGAAGAAGAAAACCGAGAAGGCGAAGGCCAAGGATGCCAAGAAAACTGGAACCGTAAAGGCGAAGCCAGCAGCAGCGAAGGCCAAGTCGACCGCAGCGAAGGCAAAGGCGGCGAAAGCACCAAAGGCCAAGCCAGCGGCGTCTGTTAAGCCTAAAAAGGCTGTGAAGAAAGCAGCTGCTCCTGCTACTGCTAAAAAGCCGAAAGCCAAAACTACGGCGGCCAAGAAGTAA
- the LOC139352449 gene encoding histone H2B, translating into MPPKTSGKAAKKAGKAQKNITKTDKKKKRKRKESYAIYIYKVLKQVHPDTGISSKAMSIMNSFVNDIFERIAAEASRLAHYNKRSTITSREIQTAVRLLLPGELAKHAVSEGTKAVTKYTSSK; encoded by the coding sequence ATGCCGCCTAAAACTAGTGGAAAGGCAGCCAAGAAGGCTGGCAAAGCCCAGAAGAACATCACCAAGACCGATAAGAAGAAGAAGCGCAAGAGGAAGGAGAGCTACGCCATCTACATTTACAAGGTCCTGAAGCAGGTCCACCCTGACACCGGTATTTCGTCGAAGGCGATGAGCATCATGAACAGCTTTGTGAATGATATCTTCGAGCGCATTGCTGCAGAGGCGTCTCGTCTGGCTCACTACAACAAGCGCTCGACCATAACCAGTCGGGAGATCCAAACGGCTGTTCGCCTGCTCCTGCCCGGAGAGTTGGCCAAGCACGCCGTCAGTGAGGGAACCAAGGCTGTCACCAAGTACACCAGCTCCAAGTAA
- the LOC139352567 gene encoding histone H4-like, giving the protein MTGRGKGGKGLGKGGAKRHRKVLRDNIQGITKPAIRRLARRGGVKRISGLIYEETRGVLKVFLENVIRDAVTYTEHAKRKTVTAMDVVYALKRQGRTLHGFGG; this is encoded by the coding sequence ATGACTGGTCGCGGTAAAGGAGGAAAAGGCTTGGGAAAAGGAGGCGCCAAGCGTCATCGCAAAGTGCTGCGGGATAACATTCAGGGTATCACTAAGCCAGCAATCCGCCGTTTGGCTCGTCGCGGCGGTGTAAAGCGCATCTCGGGACTCATTTACGAGGAAACACGTGGCGTCCTGAAGGTGTTCTTGGAGAACGTTATCCGCGATGCCGTCACCTACACCGAACACGCCAAGAGGAAGACTGTCACAGCCATGGATGTTGTGTACGCCTTGAAGAGGCAAGGCCGCACCCTACACGGCTTCGGCGGTTAA
- the LOC139352295 gene encoding histone H1-like, with amino-acid sequence MVDASIKNLKERGGSSLLAIKKYITATHKCDAQKLVPFIKKYLKSAVVNGKLIQTKGKGASGSFKLSASAKKDPKPKPASAEKKVKSKKVAVKKTGSTAKKAAAGADDKKPKAKKAVATKKTAEKKKTEKAKAKDAKKTGTVKAKPAAAKAKSTAAKAKAAKAPKAKPAASVKPKKAVKKAAAPATAKKPKAKTTAAKK; translated from the coding sequence ATGGTGGACGCATCCATCAAGAATTTGAAGGAACGTGGCGGCTCATCGCTTCTGGCAATCAAGAAATACATCACTGCCACCCATAAATGCGATGCCCAGAAGCTTGTTCCATTCATCAAGAAATACTTGAAATCGGCCGTGGTAAATGGAAAGCTGATCCAAACAAAGGGAAAGGGGGCGTCTGGCTCATTTAAACTGTCGGCCTCCGCCAAGAAGGATCCGAAGCCGAAGCCTGCGTCTGCTGAGAAGAAGGTGAAAAGCAAGAAGGTAGCCGTCAAGAAGACCGGATCCACCGCCAAGAAAGCTGCCGCCGGAGCTGACGACAAGAAGCCCAAGGCTAAGAAGGCTGTTGCCACCAAAAAGACCGCAGAGAAGAAGAAAACCGAGAAGGCGAAGGCCAAGGATGCCAAGAAAACTGGAACCGTAAAGGCGAAGCCAGCAGCAGCGAAGGCCAAGTCGACCGCAGCGAAGGCAAAGGCGGCGAAAGCACCAAAGGCCAAGCCAGCGGCGTCTGTTAAGCCTAAAAAGGCTGTGAAGAAAGCAGCTGCTCCTGCTACTGCTAAAAAGCCGAAAGCCAAAACTACGGCGGCCAAGAAGTAA